The Phytoactinopolyspora mesophila nucleotide sequence TACCGCAGACGGTGCTGGCTCAGCCCACCTACACACTGCTGGTCAACATCGGGCTCAACAACACGATGCTCGGCGTCCTGCTACCGAGCCTGGTCTATCCGTTCGGTGTCATGCTGGGCTATATCTACGCCCAATCCAGTGTGCCCCAGGAGCTGCTGGAAGCCGCCCGGATGGACGGAGCGAGTGAGTGGCGGGCGTTTTTCTCCATCGCCCTCAAACTACTGAGCCCGGGGGCGGTGACTATCTTGCTGTTCGCGTTCATCGGCAGCTGGAACAACTTCATGCTGCCGCTGCTGGTGCTCAACGACACTCGACTACAGCCGGTCACGGTGGGCCTGTCCGGCTGGAGCCAGGCCGCCATCACTGTCCCCGGCTTGCAGACGCTGGTCATCGTCGGCGCTCTGGTCTCGATCATCCCGATCGTCATCGTCTTCGTGTCGCTGCAGCGATACTGGCGCGCCGGGCTGGCCGCCGGCGGATTGAAGCTCTGACCCGAGATGCGCAGGATCACCTACCGCCGGCCGGCGGGCGACTGGCTGGACGGCCTGCCCCTCGGCGACGGGCGGACCGGCGTCATGGTTCTAGCTGCTACCGACGGCGTTCGCCTGCAGCTCAACGACGGCACCGCATGGTCGGGATCACCGGCCAGCGAGCACCGGCACGGCCCGGTGGATGCAGCAGCCGCCGCGGAGGCGAGAGCTGCGGCGCGCCACCTGCTGGACGACGGCCGCGCCGTTGAGGCCGAGCGGGCGCTCACAGCTTTACAGGCCCGGTACGCCCAGGCCTACCTTCCGTTCGCGGATGTGGAGATACGCCACGTCCCAGCCGCTGAGGTCGAGCGCAGCCTCGACCTCAGCGAAGCGGTGCACTCCGCGGCGGCCGGCCAGGTCCGGCACACGACGTTCGTCAGCGCACCCGACGGGGTCGTCGTCCACGAACTGACCTCGATGCAACCGATCGAGGTGACCGTCACCGCCCACAGTCCACTTCGCGATCTCGGCAGCACATGGCCCGGCGACGGCTTCCAGCTCCTGCTCGCCCTACCTGCCGACGTCGCGCCCAGCCATGAGCCGGCCGAGCCCCCGCTGCGCTGGAACCTCGCCGGAGTCGAACCGGTCGAGGGCGCCGTCGTCGCCCGGATCGTCCACGACGGCGTCGCCGACGCCGCGACCGGCGGTCCGCTGACCCGGCTGCGCGATGTCCGCACACTGCGACTGGTCCTGGCCACTCAGACGACCTTCACCGGCATCGGCCGGGCACCGTGTGGCGACGCCCGGCAGGCCGCCGCGACGGCACAGCAGCGGGTCACGGATGCGCTTGACGCCGGGCCCGAGGAGGTCCGGGCACGCCATGTCGCCGCACACCAATCGCTGTACAGTCGCGTTTCGCTCCGTCTCGGCGACGCCGAGCAGGCCACCGACACACTCGTGGACCCGGACCGGAGGATCGCGGAACTCGGCCCAGCCGCCGCCACCGATCCCGAACTCCTGGAGACACTGTTCGACTACGGCCGCTATCTGCTGATCAGCGCGTCCCGGCCAGGCGGGCTACCTGCGACACTGCAAGGGCTGTGGAACGAACAGATGCAGCCGCCGTGGTCCTCGGCCTATACCTTGAACATCAACACCGAGATGAACTATTGGCCCGCCGGTCCGCTCGGGCTTGCCGAGACCGGGCAACCACTGTTCGATCTGGTCGAGGCGCTCGCCGCCAGCGGCACCGAGACCGCGAGGCGGCTGTACGGTGCTCGGGGCTGGACCGCACACCACAACACCGACGCCTGGGCATTCACCTCTCCAACCTCCGGCGACGCGTCGTGGTCGCAGTGGGCCATGGGCGGCGTCTGGCTGATCTGTCAGATCGACCGCCACCGCCGCTTCGGCGCCGCGGACGAGGCTTGGCTGGAGCGCTTCTGGCCGTTGGTCCAAGGCGCCGCGGCGTTCGTCCTCGACCTGCTCGAAGAGGATGCTGACGGATTCCTCGTCAGTTTCCCCTCGACGTCGCCGGAGAACCGCTATGCGACGGCGGACGGCCCAGCCGCGTTGACCGTCGGAAGTGGGATGGACCGTGCCCTCGCGACCGAGCTCTTCGCAGTTCTGGCCGAAGTCGCGGCCCACCTTGGACGTTCCGGCGACCCCGTCGTCGTGGAAGCGGCCGCTGCCCGGCAGCGAATCCGCCCGCCCGGCATCGAGGCCGACGGCACCATCCGGGAGTGGCATCCGGGCGCCCGGTCCGTCGAACCGGACCACCGTCACCTGTCCCATCTCGTCTTCGCCTATCCGGGTTACGCCCTCGACGACGGCCTCGCAGCTGCGCTCACCCAGACGCTGGACGCTCGCGGTGACGATTCGACCGGCTGGTCGCTGGCGTGGAAGCTCGCGCTTCGCGCCCGCCTGGGCGACGCCGACCGTGTCGCCGAGCTGCTTCGTTACCTGGTCCGCCCAGCCGTCACCGGCGTCGCACATGCGGGCGGGCTCTACGCCAATCTGTTCGCAGCGCACCCCCCGTTCCAGATCGACGGCAACCTCGGCTACACCGCCGCCATCTGTGAAGCGCTCGTCCAAGGCCACAACGGCGTCGTGGATCTATTGCCCGCCTGGCCGCCGATGCTCGATGCCGGCGTGGTCCGCGGCCTGGTCGCCGAGCCCGGCATCACGGTCTACCTCAGCTGGCGGAACGGGGTCCCGGTCACCGTCTCGCTGCAGGCGCTCTCGCAGCGGCAGGCGGGTCCGCGGCTGGTCCGGCACGCTGGACTCAGCCGTGTCGTAGATATCTCGGCCGACCGTCCGGTCACTGTCGACTGGAGCTCTTTGACAGCACCACCGCCGCGCCGGAACCCGAGGTGAGGTTCGGTCACGCGAACCCGGGGCCGCACCGGCGGCCGGGGGATCAGATAGCGGAACCCCCGGTGGCGAGCCGCATGAGATCGGAGTCCAGATCGATCTCGGTTTCGGCGCCGCCGTTACCGCCGAACTGATGCCGGTAGTTGTTCCAGGATTCGTCCCGGATCAGGTCCGCCAGCCCGCTCTCCATAAAGAGCACAAGTTCCCGTGCCGCCCGGTCGATGCGGGTGTTCAGCGCCGGCTCACCCCAGTCCTCGGTCGAGGCGAACAGCGATGTCGGCGCCGTCGTGGTGCGCAGGTAGCCGAACAGGGAGCGCACCTGGTCGTCGACGACAAGCGCGTGCCGGGCCGTTCCGGCGGTAGCCGCGAGCACAACCGGCTTGGCGATGAGCAGATCGTCGTCCAGCACCTGGAAGAATGAGGTGAACAAGCCGCTGGGCCCAGCCTTGTAGACCGGAGTGCTCGCAATGATGCCGTCGGCCGCGGCCAACGCCGCGATCGCCTCGCGTAGCTTCGGCCCGATCAACTGCGACACGACGGCGCTCGTGATCTCCGTGGCCAGCTCCCGCAGGTCGATGACGCGGGTCGTCACCGCGTGTCCACGACCGTCCGCCACCGCGACGACACGCTGGGCGGTACGGTCGGCCAGCATCCGGGTCGACGACGGATCGCTGGTGCCCGCGGTGACAACCACGAGTGTGAACGACTTCTGCTCATTGGTGCTCATGGTGGGTGCCTCCCGGTCGGTCAGAGGAGTGGGCTGTCAGCTTCTGGCACAGCGTCTGGAGTTGCTCCAGCTCCTGGAGGGTGAGGGCGGCCGAGACGGCACGGGCTACGTCGCGGGCATGCCGGCGCCCGATCCGGCGCTGGATCTCGCGACCAGGCTCGGTCAGGGACAACCGGATGCCGCGCCCGTCCGCCGGATCCGGACAGCGCTCGACCAGCCCACGCTCAACAAGCCGGTCTACCAGGCGGGACAACGCCGGCTGGCTCAGCAGGACGTGCCGGTGCAACTCGCCGATGCGCACCGGCCCGTCGCATTTCGACAAGGTGTAGAGCACGTCGTACTCCCGCATGGTCACCTCGTGCCAGATGTCCTCGGCAGCGAACCGCTTCATGAGGGTGGCGTGCGCTGACAGCAGCGACTCCCAGGCGTCGTTGGCCAATCGCGTATTGCCGGGCATCACAGGGCCGGATACGCGGCTTGGCTGTCGCTGTCCTGGTACGGCGACCCGCCGGTCACGTTGTCTCCTCGGTTGGCGTTCGGGCGGGGCTGGCGCGGCGGCTGGTCGCCGTACTTCGCCTCGACGCGGTCGGCATGCGTGGGGGCGTCCGGCACCCTGGCCTCGCGCTTAGCTGCTAGCTCTTTGCGCAGCACCGGCACAACCTCGCCGCCGAGCAGCTCCAACTGGTTCAGCACGGTCTTCAGCGGCAATCCGGCATGGTCGATGAGGAACAGTTGACGCTGGTAGTCCCCGAAATGCTCGCGGAAGGTCAGAGTCTTGTCGATGACCTCTTGCGGGCTGCCCACCGACAGCGGCGTGCCCTCCATGAAGTCCTCGAGCGACGGCCCGTGCCCGTAGACGGGAGCCTCGTTGAAGTAGGGACGGAACTCCCGGATGGCGTCCTGCGATCTTTGTGCGATGTAGGCCTGCCCGCCGAGCCCGACGATGGCTTGCTTCTCGCTGCCGTGACCATGGTGCGCGTAGCGCTGGCGATAGAACCGCACCAGGCGCATGAAGTGCTCTTTGGGCCAGAAGATGTGGTTGGCGAAGAAGCCGTCGCCGTAGTAGGCGGCCTGCTCCGCGATCTCCGGGGTGCGGATGGACCCGTGCCACACGAACGGCGGCACGTCGTCCAGCGGGCGCGGCACCGAGGTGAAGCCCTGCAGTGGTGTCCGGTATTTGCCCTGCCAGTCCACGACATCCTCACGCCACAACCGGTGCAGCAGGTTGTAGTTCTCCAGCGCCAGCGGAAGGCTCTCTCGAATGTCCTGCCCGAACCACGGGTACACGGGCCCCGTGTTGCCGCGGCCCAGCATGAGGTCCACCCGGCCCTTGGCGAGGTGTTGCAGCAACGCGTATTCCTCAGCGATGCGCACCGGGTCGTTCGTCGTGATCAGCGTCGTAGCCGTACTCACGATCAGCCGCTTGGTGGTCGCCGCGACAGAAGCCAACAGCGTCGTCGGCGAGGACGAGAAGAACGGCGGATTGTGGTGCTCACCAATGGCGAACACATCCAGCCCGACCTCCTCGGTCTTCTGCGCGATCCGCACCACCGCGTCGATCCGCTCGGCCTCGCTCGGGGTCTCACCCGACACGGGATCCCGGGTGATGTCACTGACCGAAAACACGCCGAACTGCATGCCACGCCTCCTCTATGTTCTGCCTCATTCGCCAGGTCCATGCGTTTGCATATACCTGGAACCGGCAGGGAGGCTTGGTTATTCCGCCATCAACTCCGGTCTCGTCGACACCGAGCTCCTCGACGTCGCCGGCCGTTCGGATCTGCTCGTGCCCGGTGAGGCTAGTGCCCTGCGTCCCACGCAGGGCACTAGGCGGGCGTTCGGAACCATCGGAGCACCCGCGCCGCGCGCAACGTGATCCAGCGCGACGGTTCTCCCACCTCGCCGTCCATCTCGAACCACACCCGGCCGGGGAGCCTCCAGTCGAGTGGCCAGGTGCCATCCGCCTGCCGCCTGGAGCGGACGTGCTCGACAGCTTCATCCAGCCTCGGATCGGGAGCGGCGCCAGTCAGCGCTGCGGCAGCGCGGAAGTAGTCCAAGGCCCGCAGAACGTCGTAGCGCCATCGGTTCGGATGCAGAAACGACAGAAAACGCTCGTCAGCCGGCTCACCGGTGCTGAGACGACGGAAGAGGCTGCGCTCCAGGAGATATTCCTCGCCTGACATGCGCGCCTCCCGAGACTCGGGCGTGCCTCCGGTGGCCGCCTCGTACTCCAAGAGCCCTTCCAGCACATTGATGGTGCTGGCGAACGACGATCGGGCCGATCCGTTCGCCCGTTCACAGTTCCAGCCGCCGTCGGCGAGACGTTCACCAACCAGCCTGCCGACAATGGCCGAGACGTCCACCCCGAAATATGCGCCGTCGGCAACCGTCCGGCCGTTGATGCACTCTTCGACCTCGCCCTCCCAGTACGGCTGGCCGTCGTGTTCCCACCGTGAGTTGGCGCCGATCAGCTCGACGGCTCGCCTCGCCCGCTCCGAAGCGGGGTCCAGACCGAACTCCCTGAGCTGAGACAACGAGAACGTGGTAGCCGTCCACGGCTGGCCGACCTGTTGCCACTCGTGATACTCGAACCCGCGGGGGAGAAAGGCACCGCCCGCCCATTGGCCGTCTGCGTCTTCGCAGGCGAGTAGCCGGGCTCCCCACCCTTGCATCTCAACAGCGGCCCGTTCCAGGCTCCATTCCGGCTCGGGGGCGTCGAGCAGGTCACGCATCACCTGCCAGCGGATCGATGGATCAGAGTCAAGAAGCCAGTCGACTACGGCGCCAGGCTGCGTCATACACAGAAACTATCGCCGATCGGCAGCACTTTCGAGCTACCGGACTGTGGTGGTTTCGCAGACGGACGAGACCACCACACATACACATGAGTACAAATGGTCATTTGTGTTATGCTGCGTTTCAGCCTCGCCACCATAGGAGTCTCATGGCAGCCGAATCCGTTCCCGATCTCGACCAGGCACTACGTGCGCTAGCGGACGCGAATCGCCGCGCGATCCTGGCAGCCGTCCGCTCCGAGCCACGGTCGGTCGGACAGATCGCCGAAGAGGTCGGGTTGTCCCAACAGACGACCTCACACCACCTGGGCGTCCTGCGCACGGCCGGGCTCGCCAGTGGCACCCGCGTCGGCACTCGCCACCTGTTCGCCGTGAACACCGACGGGCTAGCCGCCGTGCGCGCCTACCTGGACGAGTTCTGGCCGGCCAAACTCGCCTCGCTCAAGGCCGCCATCGAGTCCCGCACCGGCGGCGACAATGGCTGAGTACACGACGTCGATCGACATCGACGCCTCGCCCGCGGAGGTTTTCGACTATCTCGTGACCGAAGCGGGGATGACGGCTTGGATGGGACAGCACGCCACCCTCGACCCACGTGCCGGCGGCGGATTCGCCGTCGACATCGCCGGACACGCCATCCGGGGCCAGTATTTGGAGGTCGAGCGGGCACGGCGAGTCGTCGTCTCCTGGGGAGTGTCAGGAAGCCCCGATCTGCCACCAGGCGCCTCTACGGTGGCGTTCACACTCACCCCGACCGCTCGCGGCACACGTGTCGACCTGGTGCACTCCGGCCTGCCGGATCCCCAGCTCGACGGTCACGCCGACGGCTGGGCACATTTCTTGCCTCGGCTGAGCATCGTCGCATCAGGTGGCGACGCCGGTCAGGACAACTGGGTGCCGCTCGAAGACCGCGCCACCCCCAACCCACCAACACGACGGAGCTGACCATGACGCAGACAACCACCTCCACCGCCCTAGAGACCGTCCTGGACTACCACCGGGCTTGGACCAGCGGCGACCTCGAGCGGGCCATGACCCGAGTGGCCGAGGACATCGTGTGCCGTGCCCCGGGGGTCGACCTCAGTGGCAAGGATGCCTACCGCGGCTACCTGGCCGAGTTCCTGCCGAACCTGGCCGGCCTGACCGACGTAGCGAGCTTCGCCGACGCGGGCCACGTCGCGCTGTTCTACTACCCGCACACCGCGGCCACCACCACCGCGCCAGCCGCCGAGTACTTCACCGTCCGCGACGGCGCCATCGTGGAGAGCGTGCTGGTCTTCGATCGCTTGTCCTTCGTCCCGCCGGGCGAGCGTTGACAGGGCGGCTATCCGGCCACTGATCCCCGCCACTGGAGGTCGGCGTCCAGCCTTGTCAGAGCTGGACGCCGAAATTGCTACGGAACACCCCCGCCGGATCGCGGTCGGCCTTGATACGCCGGAGCCGTTCGATCGAAGTCGGCGAGAGCGCGTCGGCGAGCGTCTCGGCGGGGTTGAGGAAGGTCACCGGCTTCCGGCCGCTGACCGGGAGCCGATCCGCAAAGAACTGCTGCTTGGCGGTGATCGCCTCGGCCGTAGCCGGGTCCGTCGGCAGGCCGAACAGGTACAGCGCGTACGGCTCGGTCAATGGACCGTGCGGGCTATCGCTGGGCTGGCTGAACGCGCCCTCGAGGTGCCGGACCTGGACGGCCATCAGCGGGAAGATCGGCTCGTCGAGCAACGAGGCGATCGTGTCACTACCAAGCTCCTGGAGAAGCTCGCCGCGGGATTGGCCGGCGCCGGGATCAGTGGGTTCGGCGGTAATGCCACCCAGCTCTGCGACGGACATAGGTCCGCGGGTGTCCGACAGAGGCGTGGGGAGCCGGTCGAGTTCGGCGACCAGCGCCCGGGCCGCGGTCTCGTCGCCGAGAAAGGTGGTGTCGATCGCGATCATCGGATCCGCACCGGGGAAATGCAGCAGCTCCAGCCAAGCGGTGAGCTCCACCGGCGCTTCATTGGTGATCGCCAGGTAGGCCTCGGCGACCGCCCCCGCATCCGCGCCGGCCCACAGCATCCGGCCGCCGAACAGGGAAGGTGCATTGTGTAGCGCTAGCTCGAGTCCGGTGACGATGGCGAAATCCCCGCCGCCTCCACGCATCGCCCAGAACAGCTCCGGATCCGTGCTGGCAGTCACTCGCCGCGGCCTGCCGCCGGCGTCGACGATGTCGAAAGCGACGACACTGTCGGCCACCCAGCCGTGGGCACGGCCGAACCAGCTCAGCCCACCCCCGAGCGCGACTCCCGTGACGCTGACCACAGGAGAACTTCCCGGCAAACCGGTCAACCCGTGTTTGGCGCCTGCGCTCTGCAGGGCGCCCGAGCTCACGCCGGCGCCGATCTTGGCGCGGCGGGCGGCCGGGTCGATCTCGAGCCGGTCGAGCTGGCCGGTGCGAAGCAGGATGGTGCCTTCGGTTCTGCCGGTAGCCCCGTGGCCGTTGGGCTGCGTCGAGATGCCCACCTCGGCGGCGGCCGCGTATCGCACCAGCGCCGCGACGTCGGCCTCGTCCGCTGCTTCTACGACAGCCGTGACCGGCTGCTCGACGGCCAGATTCCACGGCCTGCGGACGCCATCGAAGTCCGGGTCACCCGGCAACCAGACGCGGCCGCGCACGGCATCACGAAGCGCGTCGGGCGTTTGCGGGGAAAGCGAGGGTGCGGGGTTGAGAGTCATGAGCCTTCCTTCGTGGAGAGTTAAGCTGACCTGGGAGATGAGGTTGGGCACCGACCAGCGGCGGCCGCGATGTCCCGATCCGATCCGGACCGGTTGTACTCCTCATATAAGACGTCGCACTGGGCGTCCGAAACGTGACAAGGGTCCGGCGAAGACATCTCGAGAAGTGAGGAACAGCAGGCGATGGCACTGCCTCAGACGGCGCGCTCCGCGGCGGATCTCGCCGCTTCGTTCGCCGCACAGCGACCCCGGCTGCGCGCTATCGCCTACCGCATGCTCGGCTCGTATTGGGACGCCGACGACGCGGTCCAGGAAACGTGGTTGCGGCTCCAGCGCACGAAGACGGACGAGATCGACAATCTCGAAGCCTGGCTCACTGTCGTCATCTCACGCACCTGCGTCGACCAGCTGCGCGCCAGGGACGCCCGCCAGCTGGCC carries:
- a CDS encoding carbohydrate ABC transporter permease; the encoded protein is MSHTTTSTSRPAGHLSGARGARLRQARPKVHPQGERPSRRARLLGWIFMIAVGLYFLAPVYWLIVASTKSTGDLFSTPGFLFAEFNLWQNLVELSQRENGIFWRWMFNSLIYSGLGSVLMTFISVISGYALAMYRFRGRNVVLAAVIGSMLVPQTVLAQPTYTLLVNIGLNNTMLGVLLPSLVYPFGVMLGYIYAQSSVPQELLEAARMDGASEWRAFFSIALKLLSPGAVTILLFAFIGSWNNFMLPLLVLNDTRLQPVTVGLSGWSQAAITVPGLQTLVIVGALVSIIPIVIVFVSLQRYWRAGLAAGGLKL
- a CDS encoding glycosyl hydrolase family 95 catalytic domain-containing protein, with translation MRRITYRRPAGDWLDGLPLGDGRTGVMVLAATDGVRLQLNDGTAWSGSPASEHRHGPVDAAAAAEARAAARHLLDDGRAVEAERALTALQARYAQAYLPFADVEIRHVPAAEVERSLDLSEAVHSAAAGQVRHTTFVSAPDGVVVHELTSMQPIEVTVTAHSPLRDLGSTWPGDGFQLLLALPADVAPSHEPAEPPLRWNLAGVEPVEGAVVARIVHDGVADAATGGPLTRLRDVRTLRLVLATQTTFTGIGRAPCGDARQAAATAQQRVTDALDAGPEEVRARHVAAHQSLYSRVSLRLGDAEQATDTLVDPDRRIAELGPAAATDPELLETLFDYGRYLLISASRPGGLPATLQGLWNEQMQPPWSSAYTLNINTEMNYWPAGPLGLAETGQPLFDLVEALAASGTETARRLYGARGWTAHHNTDAWAFTSPTSGDASWSQWAMGGVWLICQIDRHRRFGAADEAWLERFWPLVQGAAAFVLDLLEEDADGFLVSFPSTSPENRYATADGPAALTVGSGMDRALATELFAVLAEVAAHLGRSGDPVVVEAAAARQRIRPPGIEADGTIREWHPGARSVEPDHRHLSHLVFAYPGYALDDGLAAALTQTLDARGDDSTGWSLAWKLALRARLGDADRVAELLRYLVRPAVTGVAHAGGLYANLFAAHPPFQIDGNLGYTAAICEALVQGHNGVVDLLPAWPPMLDAGVVRGLVAEPGITVYLSWRNGVPVTVSLQALSQRQAGPRLVRHAGLSRVVDISADRPVTVDWSSLTAPPPRRNPR
- a CDS encoding CE1759 family FMN reductase, giving the protein MSTNEQKSFTLVVVTAGTSDPSSTRMLADRTAQRVVAVADGRGHAVTTRVIDLRELATEITSAVVSQLIGPKLREAIAALAAADGIIASTPVYKAGPSGLFTSFFQVLDDDLLIAKPVVLAATAGTARHALVVDDQVRSLFGYLRTTTAPTSLFASTEDWGEPALNTRIDRAARELVLFMESGLADLIRDESWNNYRHQFGGNGGAETEIDLDSDLMRLATGGSAI
- a CDS encoding MarR family winged helix-turn-helix transcriptional regulator, with the translated sequence MPGNTRLANDAWESLLSAHATLMKRFAAEDIWHEVTMREYDVLYTLSKCDGPVRIGELHRHVLLSQPALSRLVDRLVERGLVERCPDPADGRGIRLSLTEPGREIQRRIGRRHARDVARAVSAALTLQELEQLQTLCQKLTAHSSDRPGGTHHEHQ
- a CDS encoding LLM class flavin-dependent oxidoreductase, translating into MQFGVFSVSDITRDPVSGETPSEAERIDAVVRIAQKTEEVGLDVFAIGEHHNPPFFSSSPTTLLASVAATTKRLIVSTATTLITTNDPVRIAEEYALLQHLAKGRVDLMLGRGNTGPVYPWFGQDIRESLPLALENYNLLHRLWREDVVDWQGKYRTPLQGFTSVPRPLDDVPPFVWHGSIRTPEIAEQAAYYGDGFFANHIFWPKEHFMRLVRFYRQRYAHHGHGSEKQAIVGLGGQAYIAQRSQDAIREFRPYFNEAPVYGHGPSLEDFMEGTPLSVGSPQEVIDKTLTFREHFGDYQRQLFLIDHAGLPLKTVLNQLELLGGEVVPVLRKELAAKREARVPDAPTHADRVEAKYGDQPPRQPRPNANRGDNVTGGSPYQDSDSQAAYPAL
- a CDS encoding squalene cyclase — encoded protein: MTQPGAVVDWLLDSDPSIRWQVMRDLLDAPEPEWSLERAAVEMQGWGARLLACEDADGQWAGGAFLPRGFEYHEWQQVGQPWTATTFSLSQLREFGLDPASERARRAVELIGANSRWEHDGQPYWEGEVEECINGRTVADGAYFGVDVSAIVGRLVGERLADGGWNCERANGSARSSFASTINVLEGLLEYEAATGGTPESREARMSGEEYLLERSLFRRLSTGEPADERFLSFLHPNRWRYDVLRALDYFRAAAALTGAAPDPRLDEAVEHVRSRRQADGTWPLDWRLPGRVWFEMDGEVGEPSRWITLRAARVLRWFRTPA
- a CDS encoding ArsR/SmtB family transcription factor, with protein sequence MAAESVPDLDQALRALADANRRAILAAVRSEPRSVGQIAEEVGLSQQTTSHHLGVLRTAGLASGTRVGTRHLFAVNTDGLAAVRAYLDEFWPAKLASLKAAIESRTGGDNG
- a CDS encoding SRPBCC family protein, producing the protein MAEYTTSIDIDASPAEVFDYLVTEAGMTAWMGQHATLDPRAGGGFAVDIAGHAIRGQYLEVERARRVVVSWGVSGSPDLPPGASTVAFTLTPTARGTRVDLVHSGLPDPQLDGHADGWAHFLPRLSIVASGGDAGQDNWVPLEDRATPNPPTRRS
- a CDS encoding nuclear transport factor 2 family protein is translated as MTQTTTSTALETVLDYHRAWTSGDLERAMTRVAEDIVCRAPGVDLSGKDAYRGYLAEFLPNLAGLTDVASFADAGHVALFYYPHTAATTTAPAAEYFTVRDGAIVESVLVFDRLSFVPPGER
- a CDS encoding FAD-binding oxidoreductase; amino-acid sequence: MTLNPAPSLSPQTPDALRDAVRGRVWLPGDPDFDGVRRPWNLAVEQPVTAVVEAADEADVAALVRYAAAAEVGISTQPNGHGATGRTEGTILLRTGQLDRLEIDPAARRAKIGAGVSSGALQSAGAKHGLTGLPGSSPVVSVTGVALGGGLSWFGRAHGWVADSVVAFDIVDAGGRPRRVTASTDPELFWAMRGGGGDFAIVTGLELALHNAPSLFGGRMLWAGADAGAVAEAYLAITNEAPVELTAWLELLHFPGADPMIAIDTTFLGDETAARALVAELDRLPTPLSDTRGPMSVAELGGITAEPTDPGAGQSRGELLQELGSDTIASLLDEPIFPLMAVQVRHLEGAFSQPSDSPHGPLTEPYALYLFGLPTDPATAEAITAKQQFFADRLPVSGRKPVTFLNPAETLADALSPTSIERLRRIKADRDPAGVFRSNFGVQL